The Alkalispirochaeta americana DNA segment TCCTGAACGTATATTATCAAGCATAGCCTCCCTGAAAGATTCAACCTCCAGCGCATCCATTTCTTGGACATGGGAGCTATAGATAGCGGAACCACCACCCTTCAAAGAAGCTATTATCTGCTCTATCTCTGGCGCAAACTCAGATAGTGAAACAACGCTTTGGCGAATTCTCAGCCGTGAAGAGAATGCGGTAGAAAGGCTCTTTCTGGGAACCTTAACAAGGTTTCCCTCTGCATTTCTGAAAAAGTCTACGGAAACTCTGTTGCTCCCATGCTTAACACCTTCGCCGTAGGACTTCTTTCCGGTAGATACGCCAATTAGTATTGCGCCGGGCACCGGTACAACAACAATATCTCCTTCCGCAATATTGAAGAACCTCACTATCTGCTTCTCACTTCTACCGAAATCTATCCTACTCTCCCTGAAGCAGCGTATCAGATCCTTATGGGAACTGAAGCTTGAAAAGTCTACTCGACTCCACCCGTATCCGATCCAACCCTCCTTAACGAGAACCCACGGACTTCTAACAAGAATACATTTACTCACCGAACCCCCCTAACAAATCCAATAAATTTCACCTAAACACGGAAATAAGCTGCGTGGCGTGGTTTTTTTGCATTCTAACGCTGGCTTAACCGGCAATGCCTGACCAGCGGAGCGGGGTGGCGCGGTTTGTGCGCAAGCGAGCGAAGCGAGGTGCACAAACCGTGACAGA contains these protein-coding regions:
- a CDS encoding restriction endonuclease, whose product is MSKCILVRSPWVLVKEGWIGYGWSRVDFSSFSSHKDLIRCFRESRIDFGRSEKQIVRFFNIAEGDIVVVPVPGAILIGVSTGKKSYGEGVKHGSNRVSVDFFRNAEGNLVKVPRKSLSTAFSSRLRIRQSVVSLSEFAPEIEQIIASLKGGGSAIYSSHVQEMDALEVESFREAMLDNIRSGRTYLPCGGAGLEELVLELLKLDGYEAAIMAKKGQDGVADVDIAAFKTDFLSSTKLLIQVKHHVGASGFHGVKQIQAAEDEEQVLRWLITTAEVSDELREKAQVSNVNIMDGQEFSGWLTSHVAALSVSTRNKLGISSVPSLLIKA